In Glycine soja cultivar W05 chromosome 10, ASM419377v2, whole genome shotgun sequence, the genomic stretch CAGTGAAGGAGAATCACAACCCAGATAATGGAAGCAGTCATGATACTGATCTTAATAAAACACCACAACAAAAACCAAGGAGAAGAAAGCACCGTCCCAAGGTCATCAAAGAAGGCAAACCCAAAAGAACTCGGAAGCCAGCTACCCCAAAGCCTGTTCAATCAAAAGAAAAGCAACCTGTCAAGAGGAAGTATGTGAGAAAGAATGCACTGAACAAGACTTCTACTCCTCCAACAGAAGAGACTGGGGAATTGACTAAAGAAATGTCTTGTAAAAGGTCCTTAAATTTCGACATAGGAACAACATATGAAAGTTCTGCTGCCATAGAAAATACAAGAACGCTATTGGGAAAAGAAAATGGTGTTCTTGTACAAGAAACAAATGTAGGTCCTGCATTTGATCTAAACACTTCCATGAAGCAGGCATCAAACAGTTACATGTCACTACCAGAAGACACACAAGCCCTAAATACATCTTCGGGAAGAAAAAGCTCAGGGACAAAGCCAGAGGAAAACCCACCTCCGAAGAGGAAGTATGTGAAAAGGAAAGGAGTGAACAAGACTTCTGCTCCTCCAATAGAAGTTCCTGGAAATTTGACTGAAGAAACAACGTCTGCATCTGCCCAAACATCATGCACAGGGTCCATAAATTTTGATGAAAGAGCAAGTGAACAAAGTTATGCAGTCAAAGAGAATCCAACTGGGCATCCAGGCAGTGAAATTGGTGTAGTAATGAAGGAAATGAATGTGGGCCTTGCCTATGATTTAAACACTTCCATGAAGCAGGCATTAAATGATGACATGACATTACCTAAGGACACACAAGCCCCAAGTTCATCTTCAAAAATCAAACTCCCGGGgacaaagagaaaagaaaacttGACTGGCAAGAGGAAGAATGCGAGGAAAAAAGGATCGAATCCGTCTCCTATTCCTCCAACAGAAATGACAGAATTGACTGAAGCAATGATACTTGAATCTAACATGTCATGGAGaagatccttaaattttgatatCGGAAATGTAGGCAGAGAAAATTTAGATTTGGACATTGGGAAGGAAAATATGGTGTTGGAGGAAAGAAAAGTAGGTCCCACCTATAAAGACACTTGGTTGAAAGAGGCAGTAAATATTTGCATGTCATTACCTGAGGAAACCCAACACCCAAGTACGTCTATTTCAAAATGCACTTCCCCTGGGGCAAAGCTGAATGCCAACTCtgtagagaaaaaaaacaaaaaaggccgGGCAACTGCTTGGGGTGGAAACATAAGTAATAGTCAAAGTTCATCAATAAGGTTACAAATGGTTGGCTCAAAGAGAAAACATTCTGATACCTTTAATCGTGCAGATGACAGCAGCATGAATCTGATTGGAGTGCAATATAATGGACTGCCCTCATACCAACACCTAAGTACGTCTATTTCAAAATGCACTTCCCCTGGGGCAAAGCTGAATGCCAACTCTgtagagaagaaaaacaaaaaaatccggGCAACTGCTCGGGGTGGAAACATCAGTAATAGTCAAAGTTCATCAATAGGGTTACAAATGGTTGGTTCAAAGAGAAAACATTCTGGTACCTTTAATCGTGCAGATGACAGCAGCTTGAATCTGATTGGAGTGCAATATAATGGACTGCCCTCATACCACACTAGCCTTTGCCTTCAGTTTCCAAAAATACAGAAGAAAAGGAGAACCGAAAAGGGGAATGCAACAAAAGAAGTCCAACTGACATGCCCTCAGGAAGATGCTCTAGGACATCCATATGCATCAAGCTCCAGCTGCTGGACTTATGGTTCTGGATATAATACAGCTAGAGTCCCAGCCACAAGTATTGATAATACTCAAACATTCAACGAGTTTCTCTTGTCTTTGAAAAGGCTGGCAGAAACATCTCAAACCTCTACTTGTGATCGTGGTTCTCTAACTAGAATTAGAAACTGTGATACTGAACCAAATTATACAGCAAAACAAGTGGGTGTCCCTGGCAAAGAAACATTTGGGGATGCAATTGGTGCTTTAGTTGCAGAGACATGTACACCACCCACAAAAAAGAGGCAGAATAGAAAGAAAAGTGTTCTTTCCAGTTCAGCACATTCTACCACAAATGAGATGCTACACCACCATAATTTTACATTGGAAAATTGCCCTCTGCCAATGGGGAAGCCATCAGGTATTTGAACTGAATCCTTATTTTTGTGTCAATAACACTATAAATCTCAAAGGACAAATAATTCCACcatggttttttctttttttttttgcattgcaGACATTGTTCCTGAAGTACTATGGAACACCATGAACAATATTGATGCATTAACATTGCAATTTAGACAGCTAAACTTAAACGCAGAAGCCAGAGACCTTGCATTTCATGAGGAGAATGCACTTGTCCCTTATAAACAGAAAAACAGCCTTATCCATGGAGATGGGGTCATCGTTCCCTTTCACATTAAGAAACAGCATCTACGACCAAAGGTCAACCTTGATGATGAGACTGATAGAGTGTGGAAGCTTTTGCTGTTAGATATAAACAGTCATGGCATTGATGGAACAGATGAAGATAAGGCCAAGTGGTGGGAAGAAGAACGAAATGTGTTCCGAGGACGAGCCGACTCTTTTATTGCACGAATGCATCTTGTACAAGGTATCATGTTTGACATTATTCACCTTTGACACACACCTCTAGCTAGGCACCAACTTATGTGATCATTGAAGTGGAAGAAATGAGAAAAGGAAAGATGCAAAACAAAACTACACtttaaaagaataacaaatattatGTCTGCCTACTTCCCAAAAAAGTAGATGGTAAACCCGACCCACCAATAACTATAAAACAAAATAGGTCCCCTAGACCACCACAACatgaattatgaaattatttgtACTTCCTAGGTCAGTGATAATATCACAAGAACAATGCAAGGGCCACTCTCAGTgtctaaaaaatttaagtacCTACACTTTGGCGGTCATCTATTAGGGtttttcttgaaattgattGAAGGCAAGACAAATATAATAGCATCCTATATCTTATCCATCATACATAAACTTCAGAATCTCTTATAAGCAACAAATCATCATAGTAATTTAAAGATAAGtagcataaatatttttttcaggtGTAATGTTCATAAACCTCAATGACACAATCTAATTTGACTAAAGATACATGTAGCACTTTACTAAAATAGTGTAATGAAACCATGTCCTCAGGATGTTGTTACAGCTtagaagagaataaaataatttcaactttatcttgaaaaaaaaaacaatgtgcaGAAAATCTACCCCATGAACAATGAAAAACTTCAGACAATAAGAGCTTCTTGCATTGAGTTCATTTACCAATATAAATCATATTCAACAGGAGACAGACGATTTTCTCGATGGAAAGGATCAGTTGTGGATTCAGTGGTTGGAGTTTTCCTCACCCAAAATGTCACTGACCATCTTTCCAGGTATAAACTATACAAGCTTAATTTTGGCAAATTTATAACATGATGACATGCCACAGCAACATTTTCTATTCTATGTTGACAGCTCTGCATTCATGTCCCTTGCTGCTCGATTTCCAAAAAATTCAAGCAGCATGTGCAAAAGACACCATAAAGAAGACACAAGGCTGGTAGTCAACGAACCACAAGTGCATATAGTGGAACCGGAAGAGAGCACAGAATGGGATGTAAAATTATTGAATCAATCTGTTTATGACCAGACTTCTACAATAGATATGGCTGAACATTCTGGAGAAAAAGAAGCCGTCAACAGCAATGAATCCTGTGGAACTCCCAGCAGTGTAATTAGCTTAACAGATGAATCAAACTCCAGATTGTCAGAATTACCTCAAAAGAATATTAAGGAACACTGTAGTCCTACGAGGAGTGGAATACTTAGTGCTACAATTgaggaaggagaagaaaaatcATGTTACAATGGTGATAGGAAAGAGTTAAATGACATAGTTTCATCCCAAGGCTCTGTTTTTTCCTCTCAAATATCTGGAgatttttcaaatgatcaaaatcCTGAGAAAATAGGATCATGCTCAGATAGCAACTCAGAAGTAGAAGTTCTGTCCAGCACAGCAAAGTACAACCATTTTGGTAGCAACACTTCCTTCAGTAAACTCCTTGAAATGGTTAGTTCGACCAAGTTTTATGAAGATAACAGTCAAAAAAGCGAATCAATTGAAAACTCAGGAATGCTTGAAGTTAACGGCTTTGATCCTTTCAAAACAGAAGCATCAACAAGTGACTTAAAGAAAAAGGATGAAAATGGCATGAACAGATCTAGTCTTCAAACAACAGAACCTGCAGGCCAAGttgcaattacccattctcaaAGTATTGCATCTCAAGTCCATCCTCGGGAACAAAGCAATCACCAGCAGCAAAGCTTTTTCAACATTTCTGGACAAACTCAAGATCTTATGCAGAAAGAAAGGGGGTCAGGTCTTGGTGAGCAAAAAAATGCCACGAGGAATGGAACCAATGAGATAAGTTCTGCCCCAATAAAATTAAAGACCAAGgaacaaggaaaagaaaaaaaggatgaTTTTAACTGGGATAGTTTAAGAATTGATGCACAGGCTAAGGCTGGCAAAAGAGAAAAGACAGAAAACACCATGGATTCTTTGGACTGGGATGCTGTGAGATGTGCAGATGTCAGTGAAATCGCTGAGACCATCAAAGAACGGGGCATGAACAACAGGCTTGCTGAACGTATTAAGGTACAATCAAATTCCatgaaatatttcttttaactttCTGGAGACAGACAGCCTATGAATGCAACTTATATTACATGATACACTGCAGAATTTCCTGAATCGACTGGTTGAAGAACATGAAAGCATTGACCTTGAATGGCTTAGAGACGTTCCACCTGACAAAGCAAAGTAAGTCCAGTGGTTGATTAAACTACTTACAAGCAATAATGTGAGCATTTCTTGACTCTCATTGGAGAAACCAACATCCTGAACTCTCTCAATTCATTCACTAGTAACAAACTCACACAAGTGAATAGACCTATTTCATGTAGGCAATGtattcataataaaaattgatttcatACATACAGAGAATACTTGCTCAGCATAAGAGGATTGGGATTGAAAAGTGTGGAATGCGTGCGGCTTTTAACACTGCACCATCTTGCCTTCCCGGTAAGTTGAAATAAGTAGTAAGCAATTACAGCAATATGGAATAAATCTGATAAATTAT encodes the following:
- the LOC114372568 gene encoding DNA glycosylase/AP lyase ROS1-like isoform X3; protein product: MEVGEMDRKETQVEVPWSPGPPIKPVPMKPVPIYMPEERNQMDHLANGAVACAEFSLGQDKIGGSGDGSNVAGYSGKTCEQIVSDAVSSYRKLGFCEQLLAVEAESRNISVTQGNNDGLKNPFVPPLVLDNVLDPQETYIACCSMKSSQDTSYILDNANKEESRQIASMQVNMEEKDPGREERNVTANKLDNNVAPNSKELCDPAMEFAAVSSPVKENHNPDNGSSHDTDLNKTPQQKPRRRKHRPKVIKEGKPKRTRKPATPKPVQSKEKQPVKRKYVRKNALNKTSTPPTEETGELTKEMSCKRSLNFDIGTTYESSAAIENTRTLLGKENGVLVQETNVGPAFDLNTSMKQASNSYMSLPEDTQALNTSSGRKSSGTKPEENPPPKRKYVKRKGVNKTSAPPIEVPGNLTEETTSASAQTSCTGSINFDERASEQSYAVKENPTGHPGSEIGVVMKEMNVGLAYDLNTSMKQALNDDMTLPKDTQAPSSSSKIKLPGTKRKENLTGKRKNARKKGSNPSPIPPTEMTELTEAMILESNMSWRRSLNFDIGNVGRENLDLDIGKENMVLEERKVGPTYKDTWLKEAVNICMSLPEETQHPSTSISKCTSPGAKLNANSVEKKNKKIRATARGGNISNSQSSSIGLQMVGSKRKHSGTFNRADDSSLNLIGVQYNGLPSYHTSLCLQFPKIQKKRRTEKGNATKEVQLTCPQEDALGHPYASSSSCWTYGSGYNTARVPATSIDNTQTFNEFLLSLKRLAETSQTSTCDRGSLTRIRNCDTEPNYTAKQVGVPGKETFGDAIGALVAETCTPPTKKRQNRKKSVLSSSAHSTTNEMLHHHNFTLENCPLPMGKPSDIVPEVLWNTMNNIDALTLQFRQLNLNAEARDLAFHEENALVPYKQKNSLIHGDGVIVPFHIKKQHLRPKVNLDDETDRVWKLLLLDINSHGIDGTDEDKAKWWEEERNVFRGRADSFIARMHLVQGDRRFSRWKGSVVDSVVGVFLTQNVTDHLSSSAFMSLAARFPKNSSSMCKRHHKEDTRLVVNEPQVHIVEPEESTEWDVKLLNQSVYDQTSTIDMAEHSGEKEAVNSNESCGTPSSVISLTDESNSRLSELPQKNIKEHCSPTRSGILSATIEEGEEKSCYNGDRKELNDIVSSQGSVFSSQISGDFSNDQNPEKIGSCSDSNSEVEVLSSTAKYNHFGSNTSFSKLLEMVSSTKFYEDNSQKSESIENSGMLEVNGFDPFKTEASTSDLKKKDENGMNRSSLQTTEPAGQVAITHSQSIASQVHPREQSNHQQQSFFNISGQTQDLMQKERGSGLGEQKNATRNGTNEISSAPIKLKTKEQGKEKKDDFNWDSLRIDAQAKAGKREKTENTMDSLDWDAVRCADVSEIAETIKERGMNNRLAERIKNFLNRLVEEHESIDLEWLRDVPPDKAKEYLLSIRGLGLKSVECVRLLTLHHLAFPVDTNVGRIAVRLGWVPLQPLPESLQLHLLELYPVLESIQKYLWPRLCKLDQETLYELHYQMITFGKVFCTKSKPNCNACPMRAECRHFASAFASARFALPGPEQKSIVSTTGNSVINQNPSEIISQLHLPPPENTAQEDEIQLTEVSRQLESKFEINICQPIIEEPRTPEPECLQESQTDIEDAFYEDSSEIPTINLNIEEFTLNLQNYMQENMELQGGEMSKALVALNPQAASIPMPKLKNVGRLRTEHCVYELPDTHPLLQGWDTREPDDPGKYLLAIWTPGETANSIQPPESNCSSQEECGQLCNEKECFSCNSFREANSQIVRGTLLIPCRTAMRGSFPLNGTYFQVNEVFADHDSSLNPISVPRSWIWNLNRRTVYFGTSVTTIFKGLTTQETQQCFWRGYICVRGFDREARAPRPLMARLHFPASKLAAKTKEKAKKESNSAKSRASKPNPEQPELIANRDK
- the LOC114372568 gene encoding DNA glycosylase/AP lyase ROS1-like isoform X1, with the translated sequence MEVGEMDRKETQVEVPWSPGPPIKPVPMKPVPIYMPEERNQMDHLANGAVACAEFSLGQDKIGGSGDGSNVAGYSGKTCEQIVSDAVSSYRKLGFCEQLLAVEAESRNISVTQGNNDGLKNPFVPPLVLDNVLDPQETYIACCSMKSSQDTSYILDNANKEESRQIASMQVNMEEKDPGREERNVTANKLDNNVAPNSKELCDPAMEFAAVSSPVKENHNPDNGSSHDTDLNKTPQQKPRRRKHRPKVIKEGKPKRTRKPATPKPVQSKEKQPVKRKYVRKNALNKTSTPPTEETGELTKEMSCKRSLNFDIGTTYESSAAIENTRTLLGKENGVLVQETNVGPAFDLNTSMKQASNSYMSLPEDTQALNTSSGRKSSGTKPEENPPPKRKYVKRKGVNKTSAPPIEVPGNLTEETTSASAQTSCTGSINFDERASEQSYAVKENPTGHPGSEIGVVMKEMNVGLAYDLNTSMKQALNDDMTLPKDTQAPSSSSKIKLPGTKRKENLTGKRKNARKKGSNPSPIPPTEMTELTEAMILESNMSWRRSLNFDIGNVGRENLDLDIGKENMVLEERKVGPTYKDTWLKEAVNICMSLPEETQHPSTSISKCTSPGAKLNANSVEKKNKKGRATAWGGNISNSQSSSIRLQMVGSKRKHSDTFNRADDSSMNLIGVQYNGLPSYQHLSTSISKCTSPGAKLNANSVEKKNKKIRATARGGNISNSQSSSIGLQMVGSKRKHSGTFNRADDSSLNLIGVQYNGLPSYHTSLCLQFPKIQKKRRTEKGNATKEVQLTCPQEDALGHPYASSSSCWTYGSGYNTARVPATSIDNTQTFNEFLLSLKRLAETSQTSTCDRGSLTRIRNCDTEPNYTAKQVGVPGKETFGDAIGALVAETCTPPTKKRQNRKKSVLSSSAHSTTNEMLHHHNFTLENCPLPMGKPSDIVPEVLWNTMNNIDALTLQFRQLNLNAEARDLAFHEENALVPYKQKNSLIHGDGVIVPFHIKKQHLRPKVNLDDETDRVWKLLLLDINSHGIDGTDEDKAKWWEEERNVFRGRADSFIARMHLVQGDRRFSRWKGSVVDSVVGVFLTQNVTDHLSSSAFMSLAARFPKNSSSMCKRHHKEDTRLVVNEPQVHIVEPEESTEWDVKLLNQSVYDQTSTIDMAEHSGEKEAVNSNESCGTPSSVISLTDESNSRLSELPQKNIKEHCSPTRSGILSATIEEGEEKSCYNGDRKELNDIVSSQGSVFSSQISGDFSNDQNPEKIGSCSDSNSEVEVLSSTAKYNHFGSNTSFSKLLEMVSSTKFYEDNSQKSESIENSGMLEVNGFDPFKTEASTSDLKKKDENGMNRSSLQTTEPAGQVAITHSQSIASQVHPREQSNHQQQSFFNISGQTQDLMQKERGSGLGEQKNATRNGTNEISSAPIKLKTKEQGKEKKDDFNWDSLRIDAQAKAGKREKTENTMDSLDWDAVRCADVSEIAETIKERGMNNRLAERIKNFLNRLVEEHESIDLEWLRDVPPDKAKEYLLSIRGLGLKSVECVRLLTLHHLAFPVDTNVGRIAVRLGWVPLQPLPESLQLHLLELYPVLESIQKYLWPRLCKLDQETLYELHYQMITFGKVFCTKSKPNCNACPMRAECRHFASAFASARFALPGPEQKSIVSTTGNSVINQNPSEIISQLHLPPPENTAQEDEIQLTEVSRQLESKFEINICQPIIEEPRTPEPECLQESQTDIEDAFYEDSSEIPTINLNIEEFTLNLQNYMQENMELQGGEMSKALVALNPQAASIPMPKLKNVGRLRTEHCVYELPDTHPLLQGWDTREPDDPGKYLLAIWTPGETANSIQPPESNCSSQEECGQLCNEKECFSCNSFREANSQIVRGTLLIPCRTAMRGSFPLNGTYFQVNEVFADHDSSLNPISVPRSWIWNLNRRTVYFGTSVTTIFKGLTTQETQQCFWRGYICVRGFDREARAPRPLMARLHFPASKLAAKTKEKAKKESNSAKSRASKPNPEQPELIANRDK
- the LOC114372568 gene encoding DNA glycosylase/AP lyase ROS1-like isoform X2 codes for the protein MEVGEMDRKETQVEVPWSPGPPIKPVPMKPVPIYMPEERNQMDHLANGAVACAEFSLGQDKIGGSGDGSNVAGYSGKTCEQIVSDAVSSYRKLGFCEQLLAVEAESRNISVTQGNNDGLKNPFVPPLVLDNVLDPQETYIACCSMKSSQDTSYILDNANKEESRQIASMQVNMEEKDPGREERNVTANKLDNNVAPNSKELCDPAMEFAAVSSPVKENHNPDNGSSHDTDLNKTPQQKPRRRKHRPKVIKEGKPKRTRKPATPKPVQSKEKQPVKRKYVRKNALNKTSTPPTEETGELTKEMSCKRSLNFDIGTTYESSAAIENTRTLLGKENGVLVQETNVGPAFDLNTSMKQASNSYMSLPEDTQALNTSSGRKSSGTKPEENPPPKRKYVKRKGVNKTSAPPIEVPGNLTEETTSASAQTSCTGSINFDERASEQSYAVKENPTGHPGSEIGVVMKEMNVGLAYDLNTSMKQALNDDMTLPKDTQAPSSSSKIKLPGTKRKENLTGKRKNARKKGSNPSPIPPTEMTELTEAMILESNMSWRRSLNFDIGNVGRENLDLDIGKENMVLEERKVGPTYKDTWLKEAVNICMSLPEETQHPSTSISKCTSPGAKLNANSVEKKNKKGRATAWGGNISNSQSSSIRLQMVGSKRKHSDTFNRADDSSMNLIGVQYNGLPSYQHLSTSISKCTSPGAKLNANSVEKKNKKIRATARGGNISNSQSSSIGLQMVGSKRKHSGTFNRADDSSLNLIGVQYNGLPSYHTSLCLQFPKIQKKRRTEKGNATKEVQLTCPQEDALGHPYASSSSCWTYGSGYNTARVPATSIDNTQTFNEFLLSLKRLAETSQTSTCDRGSLTRIRNCDTEPNYTAKQVGVPGKETFGDAIGALVAETCTPPTKKRQNRKKSVLSSSAHSTTNEMLHHHNFTLENCPLPMGKPSDIVPEVLWNTMNNIDALTLQFRQLNLNAEARDLAFHEENALVPYKQKNSLIHGDGVIVPFHIKKQHLRPKVNLDDETDRVWKLLLLDINSHGIDGTDEDKAKWWEEERNVFRGRADSFIARMHLVQGDRRFSRWKGSVVDSVVGVFLTQNVTDHLSSSAFMSLAARFPKNSSSMCKRHHKEDTRLVVNEPQVHIVEPEESTEWDVKLLNQSVYDQTSTIDMAEHSGEKEAVNSNESCGTPSSVISLTDESNSRLSELPQKNIKEHCSPTRSGILSATIEEGEEKSCYNGDRKELNDIVSSQGSVFSSQISGDFSNDQNPEKIGSCSDSNSEVEVLSSTAKYNHFGSNTSFSKLLEMVSSTKFYEDNSQKSESIENSGMLEVNGFDPFKTEASTSDLKKKDENGMNRSSLQTTEPAGQVAITHSQSIASQVHPREQSNHQQQSFFNISGQTQDLMQKERGSGLGEQKNATRNGTNEISSAPIKLKTKEQGKEKKDDFNWDSLRIDAQAKAGKREKTENTMDSLDWDAVRCADVSEIAETIKERGMNNRLAERIKNFLNRLVEEHESIDLEWLRDVPPDKAKEYLLSIRGLGLKSVECVRLLTLHHLAFPVDTNVGRIAVRLGWVPLQPLPESLQLHLLELYPVLESIQKYLWPRLCKLDQETLYELHYQMITFGKVFCTKSKPNCNACPMRAECRHFASAFASARFALPGPEQKSIVSTTGNSVINQNPSEIISQLHLPPPENTAQEDEIQLTEVSRQLESKFEINICQPIIEEPRTPEPECLQESQTDIEDAFYEDSSEIPTINLNIEEFTLNLQNYMQENMELQGGEMSKALVALNPQAASIPMPKLKNVGRLRTEHCVYELPDTHPLLQGWDTREPDDPGKYLLAIWTPGETANSIQPPESNCSSQEECGQLCNEKECFSCNSFREANSQIVRGTLLIPCRTAMRGSFPLNGTYFQVNEVFADHDSSLNPISVPRSWIWNLNRRTVYFGTSVTTIFKGLTTQETQQCFWRGWGWTNHQCVTHHSISNFQSNHGYRCGPEALL